In Streptosporangium album, the following are encoded in one genomic region:
- a CDS encoding TetR/AcrR family transcriptional regulator — translation MARAGLTADRVTEAAADLADAVGFENVTISALARSFGVADASLYSHVKNVQDLRNRVALRAAGELADRVTSAIAGRSGKDALAAFAGAYREFALAHPGRYAATQVRLDPAVVAESAATLRGNETTSSLLRAYGLAEPDLTDAVRLLRSTFHGFTSIEAAGGFAHPRDLQASWDKIIVALDGTLRHWPASNVRADRDPAGS, via the coding sequence ATGGCTCGTGCGGGTTTGACGGCTGACCGCGTGACGGAGGCGGCCGCGGACCTGGCGGACGCCGTCGGGTTCGAGAACGTCACGATCTCCGCGCTGGCGCGGAGCTTCGGAGTCGCGGACGCGAGCCTCTACTCCCACGTCAAGAACGTCCAGGATCTCCGGAACCGGGTCGCGTTGCGGGCGGCGGGCGAACTCGCCGACCGCGTCACCTCGGCGATAGCGGGCCGGTCCGGCAAGGACGCCCTGGCCGCATTCGCCGGCGCCTATCGGGAGTTCGCTCTGGCCCACCCCGGCCGATACGCGGCGACCCAGGTCCGGCTCGACCCCGCCGTCGTCGCCGAGTCCGCGGCGACCCTGCGGGGCAACGAGACCACCTCCTCGCTGCTGCGCGCGTACGGCCTGGCCGAACCGGACCTGACCGACGCGGTGCGCCTGCTGCGCAGCACCTTTCACGGGTTCACCAGCATCGAGGCCGCCGGGGGGTTCGCGCACCCGCGCGACCTCCAGGCGTCTTGGGACAAGATCATCGTCGCTCTCGACGGCACGCTGAGGCACTGGCCGGCGTCGAATGTCCGGGCAGACCGCGATCCGGCCGGATCCTGA
- a CDS encoding NAD+ synthase: MAQLRIALAQTDPVVGDLAANTDKLIQWTRRAADRGAHLVVFTEMFLTGYPVEDLVLRSSFVEASITAVGALARRLADEGLGEIPVIVGYVDRADLAPRVGQPKGSPLDAAALLHRGQVVTKTAKHHLQNYGVFDEYRYFVRGDRLPVFRLHGVDVAIAVCEDLWQEGGPVAVVAEAGAGLLVVPNASPYEKEKDDVRLALVSRRAREAGCALAYVNQVGGQDELVFDGDSIIVSASGELVARAAQFAEELLITDLELPEARFGGLGTFQVDAGDGTVITVERIELSAFPVEPYAPEPPSIAPHLDDSAEIYSALVLAVRDYVAKNGFDSVILGLSGGIDSALTAAIASDAIGPDRVHVVMMPSPYSSEHSLEDAWELVRRQGINARVVPIADIVDGFEKEIELSGLAAENLQARVRGMILMGLSNQHGHLVLTTGNKSELATGYSTLYGDSAGGFAPIKDVLKTEVWRLSRWRNAQAGISGAFLHGFTVPPIPENSIEKEPSAELRPDQRDTDSLPEYDVLDRLLDDYVEKDMGSAELIAAGHDPALVARVIRLVDLAEYKRRQYPPGPKITLKNFGRDRRLPITNRWRETPA, translated from the coding sequence GTGGCTCAACTCCGTATCGCTCTGGCCCAGACCGATCCCGTAGTCGGCGACCTGGCGGCAAACACCGACAAGCTCATCCAGTGGACCCGGCGCGCCGCCGACCGCGGCGCGCATCTGGTGGTGTTCACCGAGATGTTCCTGACCGGGTATCCGGTCGAGGATCTGGTGCTGCGCAGCTCATTCGTGGAAGCCTCCATCACCGCGGTCGGGGCCCTCGCCCGGCGGCTGGCCGACGAGGGACTCGGTGAGATCCCGGTGATCGTCGGCTACGTGGACCGGGCGGACCTGGCGCCGCGCGTGGGGCAGCCCAAGGGCTCCCCGCTCGACGCGGCCGCGCTGCTCCACCGGGGCCAGGTGGTCACCAAGACCGCCAAGCACCACCTGCAGAACTACGGCGTCTTCGACGAATACCGCTACTTCGTGCGCGGGGACCGGCTGCCCGTCTTCCGGCTGCACGGGGTCGACGTGGCGATCGCGGTCTGCGAGGACCTGTGGCAGGAGGGCGGGCCGGTCGCGGTGGTGGCCGAGGCGGGAGCCGGGCTGCTGGTGGTGCCGAACGCCTCGCCGTACGAGAAGGAGAAGGACGACGTGCGGCTCGCACTCGTCTCCCGCCGGGCACGGGAGGCGGGCTGCGCCCTCGCCTACGTCAACCAGGTGGGCGGCCAGGACGAGCTGGTATTCGACGGCGACTCGATCATCGTCTCGGCCTCCGGCGAGCTGGTCGCGCGGGCCGCGCAGTTCGCCGAGGAGCTGCTGATCACCGACCTGGAGCTGCCCGAGGCCAGGTTCGGCGGGCTGGGCACCTTCCAGGTGGACGCCGGGGACGGGACCGTCATCACGGTGGAGCGGATCGAGCTGTCGGCCTTCCCCGTCGAGCCGTACGCTCCGGAGCCCCCGTCGATCGCCCCGCACCTCGACGACAGCGCCGAGATCTACTCGGCACTGGTCCTCGCGGTCCGCGACTACGTGGCCAAGAACGGCTTCGATTCGGTCATCCTGGGCCTGTCCGGCGGGATCGACTCGGCCCTGACCGCGGCGATCGCCTCCGACGCGATCGGCCCCGACCGGGTGCACGTGGTCATGATGCCCTCGCCCTACTCCTCGGAGCACTCTCTGGAGGACGCCTGGGAGCTGGTCCGCCGGCAGGGGATCAACGCCCGGGTCGTGCCGATCGCCGACATCGTGGACGGCTTCGAGAAGGAGATCGAGCTGTCCGGCCTGGCCGCGGAGAACCTCCAGGCCCGGGTGCGCGGCATGATCCTGATGGGACTGTCCAACCAGCACGGCCACCTGGTGCTCACCACCGGCAACAAGAGCGAGCTGGCCACCGGCTACTCCACCCTCTACGGCGACTCCGCGGGCGGTTTCGCCCCCATCAAGGACGTGCTGAAGACCGAGGTGTGGAGGCTGTCGCGCTGGCGCAACGCCCAGGCGGGCATCTCGGGCGCGTTCCTGCACGGCTTCACGGTGCCGCCGATCCCGGAGAACTCCATCGAGAAGGAGCCCAGCGCCGAGCTCCGCCCCGACCAGCGCGACACCGACTCCCTGCCGGAGTATGACGTGCTGGACCGCCTGCTGGACGACTACGTCGAAAAGGACATGGGCTCCGCCGAGCTGATCGCCGCCGGCCACGACCCCGCCCTGGTCGCCCGCGTCATCCGCCTGGTCGACCTCGCCGAGTACAAGCGCCGCCAGTATCCCCCGGGCCCGAAGATCACCCTCAAGAACTTCGGCCGCGACCGCCGCCTGCCCATCACCAACCGCTGGCGCGAGACGCCCGCCTGA
- a CDS encoding DUF4267 domain-containing protein encodes MKFLATALAVIGGLFIAYIGVSYLVDAQGAASGFGVLHVPAGDAGGYFAVKGVRDIGQALVILVLLLTGQHRTLGWVMLAMSFVPFGDMTIVLAQGGKVASALGIHGATALVVVLTGALLLRANPRVRSLPEVV; translated from the coding sequence ATGAAATTTCTTGCTACTGCCCTCGCCGTGATCGGCGGACTCTTCATCGCCTACATCGGCGTCAGCTATCTGGTGGACGCGCAGGGTGCCGCCAGCGGCTTCGGGGTACTCCACGTGCCGGCCGGTGACGCGGGCGGCTACTTCGCCGTCAAGGGCGTGCGTGACATCGGGCAGGCGCTCGTCATCCTCGTGCTCCTGCTGACCGGGCAGCACCGGACACTCGGCTGGGTGATGCTCGCGATGTCGTTCGTGCCGTTCGGCGACATGACCATCGTGCTGGCACAGGGTGGCAAGGTGGCCTCGGCCCTGGGCATCCATGGAGCCACCGCACTCGTGGTGGTACTCACCGGAGCGCTTCTCCTCCGCGCCAATCCTCGCGTTCGCAGCCTCCCCGAGGTCGTGTAG
- a CDS encoding terpene synthase family protein, giving the protein MRTERDRSPSGTGPPISLSERLAAMRAPCPVHPSMYQIEAAVIDWSREVGLGTAPGAGAHLLAGRAFARYGTATATLFARWLTWTSHLREEPSASAGVIAVAAGGEPGPPLERAFADLWRTCAPGMGGGWRERFLAGLAAQHAALLDPRTPPVEDYPALGRAGFGSYLFDLVEPCTGVEVPAPVRESAQWRAVLDASGDVAAWCHDLVTGSGYVTSASASPSLRGEAAERWVIDRLVARMEELWAAARAIPPVLERHGLGLAASREVIQVACAFLTIPRAYLEWLLESSRYRHLR; this is encoded by the coding sequence ATGCGCACCGAACGTGACAGATCACCAAGCGGGACAGGTCCGCCGATCTCGCTCAGCGAGCGGCTGGCGGCGATGAGGGCCCCGTGCCCGGTTCACCCGTCGATGTACCAGATCGAGGCCGCGGTCATCGACTGGTCACGCGAGGTCGGCCTGGGCACCGCCCCCGGGGCGGGCGCCCATCTGCTGGCCGGGCGGGCGTTCGCCCGGTACGGCACAGCCACGGCCACGCTGTTCGCGCGCTGGCTGACCTGGACGTCCCACCTCCGCGAGGAGCCCTCGGCGTCCGCCGGGGTGATCGCCGTGGCCGCGGGCGGCGAGCCCGGGCCGCCGCTGGAACGGGCCTTCGCCGACCTGTGGCGGACCTGCGCGCCCGGGATGGGCGGCGGATGGCGTGAGCGCTTCCTGGCCGGGCTGGCCGCCCAGCACGCGGCGCTGCTCGACCCCCGGACACCGCCGGTCGAGGACTACCCGGCCCTGGGCAGGGCCGGGTTCGGCTCCTACCTGTTCGACCTGGTGGAGCCCTGTACGGGGGTCGAGGTGCCCGCACCGGTCCGGGAGAGCGCCCAGTGGCGGGCGGTCCTCGATGCGAGCGGCGACGTGGCCGCCTGGTGCCACGACCTGGTCACCGGGAGTGGCTACGTGACGTCGGCCTCGGCCTCGCCGAGCCTGCGCGGCGAGGCGGCCGAGCGGTGGGTGATCGACCGCCTGGTGGCCCGGATGGAGGAGTTGTGGGCCGCCGCCCGCGCGATCCCCCCGGTCCTGGAACGGCACGGCCTCGGCCTCGCCGCCTCCCGCGAGGTGATCCAGGTGGCCTGTGCTTTCTTGACCATTCCCAGGGCTTACTTGGAGTGGCTTCTGGAATCATCCCGCTATCGTCACTTGCGGTAA
- a CDS encoding cupin domain-containing protein produces the protein MSLTVPDFDESVIVRSAEAEVIGQAPTTVRLLADSSSTGGALSTQRVSLTNGANGAAPHRHTHSAELFYLLDGTAQLLSGDQIVTAERGDLVIVPPGLAHAFAAAPGENADILIVITPGVERFEYFRHLERIAYGKVPPESLLDVQELYDTYFLASTTWHDARS, from the coding sequence ATGTCGCTGACCGTGCCGGACTTCGACGAGTCCGTGATCGTCCGCTCCGCGGAAGCCGAAGTGATCGGCCAAGCCCCCACCACCGTCCGGCTGCTGGCCGACAGCAGCTCCACCGGCGGCGCGCTGTCCACTCAGCGAGTCAGCCTGACCAACGGCGCCAACGGCGCCGCCCCCCACCGCCACACCCACTCCGCCGAGCTGTTCTACCTGCTGGACGGCACCGCCCAGCTGCTGTCCGGCGACCAGATCGTCACCGCCGAGCGCGGCGACCTGGTCATCGTCCCGCCCGGCCTCGCCCACGCCTTCGCCGCCGCACCAGGCGAGAACGCCGACATCCTCATCGTCATCACCCCCGGGGTGGAGCGATTCGAGTACTTCCGCCACCTGGAACGCATCGCCTACGGCAAGGTGCCGCCGGAAAGCCTGCTGGACGTCCAAGAGCTCTACGACACCTACTTTCTCGCCAGCACGACCTGGCACGACGCCAGGTCCTGA
- a CDS encoding helix-turn-helix domain-containing protein has product MLEQPSFGRRLRQLRTERGLTQGALAGDDMSTGYLSRLESGARQPTERAVAHLANRLGISPAEFEEPTASSLAQSLTIATGLDSDETGGLLAEALKTARGQDPFTRWQAVWRVAEWKRRHNEHADERVYLDELVELGDEIGLPELRVRALAQLARCMRASGEIASAVEAAAAAHQLALDSELSSRDMATALLALVSTEAEAGRLPDARRHADELAGLVEGQSDALWAEAMWTAAAVRVRQGELASAQELLDQALERFDGRENLTLWLRLRVAAARLHLQKIPPEPDPALRCVKAAEACLPFAGTPALKQQLMSLQAHIAVQEGRVTDARALLDQLGGTDLRMHYRERAELDILRNRLLLLEGKDEEGMAGLRRLAQQAQESSNIDLAATIWRLAAESLVQARDKPSGTKS; this is encoded by the coding sequence GTGCTCGAGCAGCCGTCCTTTGGTCGTCGGCTCAGGCAACTGAGAACCGAGCGAGGCCTCACGCAGGGTGCTCTCGCCGGCGACGACATGTCGACCGGGTACCTCTCGCGCCTGGAGTCGGGAGCCCGGCAGCCCACTGAGCGCGCGGTGGCGCACCTGGCCAACCGGCTCGGGATCAGTCCGGCGGAGTTCGAGGAGCCCACGGCCTCGTCGCTGGCGCAGAGTCTGACCATCGCCACGGGCCTCGACTCGGACGAGACGGGTGGGTTGCTGGCGGAGGCGCTGAAGACCGCTCGTGGTCAGGACCCCTTTACGCGCTGGCAGGCCGTGTGGCGGGTCGCCGAGTGGAAGCGACGTCACAACGAGCACGCTGATGAGCGCGTTTACCTCGACGAACTGGTGGAGCTCGGCGATGAGATCGGGCTGCCGGAGCTGCGCGTCAGGGCGTTGGCTCAGCTCGCGCGATGCATGCGGGCGTCAGGAGAGATCGCGTCGGCCGTCGAGGCCGCCGCAGCCGCCCACCAGCTGGCCCTGGACAGCGAACTGTCCTCCCGCGACATGGCGACGGCCCTACTGGCCCTGGTGTCCACGGAGGCGGAGGCGGGCCGGCTGCCCGACGCTCGAAGGCACGCCGACGAGCTGGCCGGCCTTGTCGAGGGTCAGTCCGACGCGCTGTGGGCCGAGGCCATGTGGACAGCGGCCGCCGTCCGGGTCCGTCAGGGCGAGCTCGCCAGCGCGCAGGAGCTGCTCGACCAGGCCCTGGAGCGGTTCGACGGCCGGGAGAACCTCACCCTGTGGCTGCGGCTGCGGGTGGCCGCGGCCAGGCTTCACCTCCAGAAGATCCCGCCCGAGCCGGACCCTGCCCTGCGATGCGTCAAGGCGGCCGAGGCCTGCCTTCCGTTCGCCGGAACGCCCGCTCTGAAACAGCAACTGATGTCGCTACAGGCGCACATTGCCGTCCAGGAGGGCCGAGTCACGGACGCCCGCGCCCTGCTCGACCAGCTCGGCGGGACTGACCTGCGCATGCACTACCGGGAGCGCGCCGAGCTGGACATCCTCCGAAACCGGCTCCTCCTCCTCGAGGGCAAGGACGAGGAGGGCATGGCCGGACTCCGGAGGCTCGCCCAGCAGGCCCAGGAGAGCTCCAACATCGACCTCGCCGCGACGATCTGGCGACTCGCCGCCGAGTCGCTCGTGCAGGCGCGCGACAAGCCTTCGGGCACCAAGAGCTGA
- a CDS encoding TetR/AcrR family transcriptional regulator, translating to MTTTDETQAARPAGRPRSARAEKAIIDATLDLIGEGMSLGELSIEAIASRAGVGKTTIYRRWSNKEDLFVDAMATLKSPLPQMGGRSVREDLIAYLEVVRHDACDARSRCVLSIVMNDAERHPRLVERVRQASIEPRRAAMAALLRRGIATGELRPDLDVPIAMATMVGTMMWYARSLGFGEDTELPDDIAERIVDELLSGLAPG from the coding sequence ATGACGACGACGGATGAGACGCAGGCGGCCCGCCCGGCGGGCCGCCCCCGCAGCGCCCGGGCGGAGAAGGCGATCATTGACGCCACCCTCGACCTGATAGGCGAGGGCATGAGCCTCGGAGAGCTGTCGATCGAGGCGATCGCGTCCCGGGCCGGGGTGGGCAAGACCACGATCTATCGGCGCTGGTCCAACAAGGAGGACCTGTTCGTCGACGCGATGGCCACGCTCAAGTCGCCTCTCCCGCAGATGGGGGGCAGGTCGGTCCGCGAGGATCTGATCGCCTACCTCGAGGTCGTCCGCCATGACGCGTGCGACGCGCGCAGCCGGTGCGTCCTGAGCATCGTGATGAACGACGCCGAGCGACACCCGCGCCTCGTGGAGCGGGTCCGCCAGGCCTCGATCGAGCCGCGCAGGGCGGCGATGGCCGCCCTGCTACGCCGGGGCATCGCCACGGGCGAGCTCCGTCCGGACCTCGACGTGCCCATCGCGATGGCCACGATGGTCGGCACCATGATGTGGTACGCCCGGAGTCTGGGGTTCGGCGAGGACACCGAGCTTCCGGACGACATCGCCGAGCGGATCGTCGACGAGCTCCTGTCCGGCCTCGCCCCCGGCTGA
- a CDS encoding AfsR/SARP family transcriptional regulator, whose protein sequence is MALDLGGQRQMAVPARLLVAGGRAVPASMLIDELWPGEPPAQALSTIQGYVSRLRRAPARARTVLRDELGLDLGATLQRPESDMLSQAAHLDPPTGCRRGRVPAWACCPCASAPPNSAGRA, encoded by the coding sequence GTGGCGCTCGACCTCGGCGGTCAACGCCAGATGGCGGTGCCGGCCCGGCTTCTCGTAGCGGGTGGTCGCGCCGTCCCGGCAAGCATGCTCATCGACGAGCTCTGGCCGGGCGAACCTCCCGCCCAGGCGCTGTCGACCATCCAGGGATACGTGTCGCGGCTGCGGCGCGCCCCGGCGCGGGCCAGGACGGTGCTCCGCGACGAGCTCGGCCTCGACCTCGGTGCCACCCTGCAGCGGCCGGAGTCCGACATGCTGTCGCAGGCCGCCCACCTGGACCCGCCCACGGGCTGTCGGCGGGGTCGCGTTCCGGCGTGGGCCTGCTGTCCATGCGCGAGCGCGCCGCCGAACTCGGCGGGACGTGCGTGA
- a CDS encoding terpene synthase family protein — MAAALLLPLVDRIPAMAAPCRMHPSVDRIEVSLAGWAREVGLELPEGARFERMAGRALAGFGMDAALLFAKWLTWLFHFDDEWDEKPAGCAAEIVEAAFTRLGRLACAVPSRREAVPPVRATAGTPVEVAFQDLWRLTAERMSTHWRERFARGLREQGAACRSEADNRRAGRVPSAEEYPALRRGTAGPYLFDLVEPCLGVEVPPALRESTTWRTLVDACNDVTAWCNDVASYPKERANGDVHNYVTVAAAAFGLSDAGAVAWVNDRIAERADDLRTAAMRLPEMFDRFGLPAAQARDLSKVACAFLAAPRAQLEWLLESSRYGMA, encoded by the coding sequence GTGGCCGCGGCGCTGCTGCTGCCTCTCGTCGACCGGATCCCCGCGATGGCCGCACCGTGCCGCATGCACCCCTCCGTCGACCGGATCGAGGTCTCCCTCGCCGGATGGGCCCGCGAGGTCGGCCTGGAGCTGCCCGAGGGGGCGAGGTTCGAGCGGATGGCCGGGCGCGCCCTCGCGGGATTCGGCATGGACGCGGCGCTGCTGTTCGCCAAGTGGCTGACCTGGCTGTTCCACTTCGACGACGAGTGGGACGAGAAGCCCGCCGGGTGCGCGGCCGAGATCGTGGAGGCCGCCTTCACCCGCCTCGGGCGGCTGGCGTGCGCCGTACCGTCCCGGAGGGAGGCCGTCCCGCCGGTCCGGGCGACGGCCGGCACGCCGGTCGAGGTGGCCTTCCAGGATCTCTGGCGTCTCACCGCCGAGCGGATGAGCACGCACTGGCGGGAGCGGTTCGCCCGGGGACTGCGCGAGCAGGGGGCGGCCTGCCGTAGCGAGGCGGACAACAGGCGCGCCGGCCGGGTGCCCTCGGCCGAGGAGTATCCGGCGCTCCGGCGGGGAACGGCCGGGCCCTACCTGTTCGACCTCGTGGAACCGTGCCTGGGGGTGGAGGTGCCGCCGGCGCTGCGGGAGAGCACGACCTGGCGGACGCTGGTGGACGCCTGCAACGACGTGACCGCGTGGTGCAACGACGTGGCGTCGTATCCGAAGGAGCGCGCGAACGGGGACGTGCACAACTACGTGACGGTCGCCGCGGCCGCGTTCGGGCTCTCGGACGCCGGCGCCGTCGCGTGGGTGAACGACCGGATCGCCGAACGCGCCGACGATCTGCGGACCGCCGCCATGCGGCTGCCGGAGATGTTCGACCGGTTCGGGCTTCCGGCGGCGCAGGCCAGAGACCTCAGCAAGGTGGCGTGCGCGTTTCTCGCGGCTCCCAGGGCGCAGCTGGAATGGCTCCTGGAGTCCAGCAGGTACGGCATGGCGTGA
- a CDS encoding MFS transporter, producing the protein MEQQLGHPRRWQILGVLVFSLLAVVLDNTILNVALKTIADPVEGLGATQSQMEWAINSYTLVFAGLLFTFGVIGDRTGRKRMLLIGMVLFGLASLASAYSQDPGQLIVARAFMGVGGAAIMPATLAIISNVFPPQERGKAIGVWAGGVGIAVAIGPITGGLLIEHFWWGSVFLINLPIVLISMVLITMVVPESRDPKPSRLDPVGVLLSIVGLVAITYGIIRGGELATVASAEVLTPALLGVAVLIGFVWYERRIDHPAFDVTYFRDARFATAVGMIGIVFFAMMGAMFFLVFYLQIVLGFSPLQAGALMIPFAAAQIIFAPLSQQMTRRFGGKLAATVSMVIVAAALGSYALMDQNTSVLVIEIVFFVQGAAMANIMPPATTAIMESLPREKAGVGSAMSNTVRQIAGALGVALLGSLLSATYRDEIAPALTGLPDQLRHIAGESLTGTLNVAGGLGERGAALIAPAKQAFVDGMHITALVSAVIALLGALVALRWLPGKQVPAAPAERADHDKEPAVV; encoded by the coding sequence ATGGAACAGCAGCTTGGCCATCCGAGGCGGTGGCAGATCCTGGGAGTGCTGGTATTCAGCCTCCTTGCCGTCGTGCTCGACAACACCATCCTCAACGTCGCGCTGAAGACGATCGCCGATCCGGTCGAGGGCCTGGGCGCCACCCAGAGCCAGATGGAATGGGCGATCAACTCCTACACGCTCGTCTTCGCCGGGCTGCTGTTCACCTTCGGGGTCATCGGTGACCGGACCGGCCGCAAGCGCATGCTCCTCATCGGCATGGTGCTCTTCGGCCTCGCCTCGCTGGCCAGCGCCTATTCCCAGGATCCCGGGCAGCTCATCGTGGCCCGCGCGTTCATGGGGGTCGGCGGCGCCGCGATCATGCCGGCCACGCTGGCGATCATCTCCAACGTCTTCCCGCCGCAGGAGCGCGGCAAGGCGATCGGTGTCTGGGCCGGGGGCGTCGGCATCGCCGTGGCGATCGGCCCGATCACCGGCGGCCTGCTCATCGAGCACTTCTGGTGGGGCTCGGTCTTCCTGATCAACCTGCCGATCGTGCTGATCAGCATGGTGCTCATCACGATGGTCGTGCCCGAGTCGCGTGACCCCAAGCCGTCCAGGCTCGACCCGGTCGGCGTGCTCCTGTCCATCGTGGGTCTCGTCGCCATCACCTACGGCATCATCCGGGGTGGGGAGCTGGCCACCGTCGCCAGCGCCGAGGTGCTGACTCCGGCCCTCCTGGGCGTGGCCGTGCTGATCGGCTTCGTCTGGTACGAGCGCCGCATCGACCATCCGGCCTTCGACGTCACCTACTTCCGCGACGCCCGCTTCGCCACCGCGGTCGGCATGATCGGCATCGTGTTCTTCGCGATGATGGGGGCGATGTTCTTCCTGGTCTTCTACCTGCAGATCGTGCTGGGCTTCAGCCCGTTGCAGGCGGGCGCGCTGATGATCCCCTTCGCCGCCGCCCAGATCATCTTCGCCCCGCTCAGCCAGCAGATGACCAGGCGCTTCGGCGGCAAGCTGGCCGCCACCGTGAGCATGGTCATCGTCGCCGCCGCGCTGGGCAGCTACGCGCTGATGGACCAGAACACCTCCGTCCTGGTGATCGAGATCGTCTTCTTCGTCCAGGGCGCGGCGATGGCCAACATCATGCCGCCGGCGACCACCGCGATCATGGAGTCGCTGCCCCGGGAGAAGGCAGGCGTCGGCTCGGCCATGAGCAACACCGTCCGCCAGATCGCCGGCGCCCTCGGCGTCGCCCTGCTGGGCTCGCTGCTCTCGGCGACCTACCGTGACGAGATCGCCCCCGCGCTGACCGGCCTGCCCGACCAGCTCAGGCACATCGCGGGTGAGTCCCTGACCGGCACGCTCAACGTGGCCGGCGGTCTCGGTGAGCGTGGTGCGGCACTGATCGCGCCCGCCAAGCAGGCCTTCGTCGACGGCATGCACATCACCGCCCTGGTCTCGGCGGTGATCGCTCTGCTCGGAGCCCTGGTGGCGCTCAGGTGGCTGCCCGGCAAGCAGGTTCCGGCCGCTCCCGCCGAACGTGCGGATCACGACAAGGAACCGGCAGTAGTGTAG
- a CDS encoding EF-hand domain-containing protein — MSTELLHHKLDRAFAHMDVNGNGKIERDDLLGLGARILIGFGESPTSPTGSRLTGGFESLWQTLSAGVDAEGAISPKEFRSAMISAFVEGDRFDAVLRPVAEAIAALCDDDGDGAVRPAGFRVMLTAFGTAHDDVDAAFDRLDRDYDGIIPVGELVEAVRQYYTSADPHAAGNWLFGPL; from the coding sequence ATGAGCACAGAGCTTCTCCATCACAAACTGGACCGCGCTTTCGCGCATATGGACGTGAACGGCAACGGGAAGATCGAACGCGACGACCTGCTCGGGCTCGGAGCCCGGATCCTGATCGGCTTCGGCGAGTCACCGACCTCGCCCACCGGCAGCAGGCTCACCGGCGGGTTCGAGTCGCTCTGGCAGACCCTGTCTGCGGGGGTCGACGCCGAGGGCGCGATCTCCCCGAAGGAGTTCCGCTCCGCCATGATCTCGGCGTTCGTCGAGGGCGACCGGTTCGACGCGGTGTTGCGGCCGGTGGCGGAGGCGATCGCGGCGCTGTGCGACGACGACGGGGACGGTGCTGTCAGGCCCGCCGGGTTCCGGGTCATGCTGACCGCCTTCGGCACGGCGCACGACGACGTGGACGCCGCCTTCGACCGGCTCGACCGGGACTACGACGGGATCATCCCGGTCGGCGAGCTGGTCGAGGCCGTCCGGCAGTACTACACGAGCGCCGACCCGCACGCGGCCGGTAACTGGCTGTTCGGTCCGCTGTAG